ATCCATATCTTGATTAATGAATCTTGCCACATAACTATCAATCTTTGTTGTCTATTAATTAGAACATTTTTCATAAATGGAACTACTATTGGcattttttgataattacCATCagaaaaatttgataaaggAGCAATAACtaaagatttttcaatacCCCCAGACACTAATAAATCAGCACCTTTTGATTGATAAGAAGCCATAGCTCTGACGTCATTACCATGAAACAATCTGTTACATGTCACGGACCATTTCATGCCTTCCTCATTAGttcttttgatatttctgctgaattgatatatttttctatcaATACCAGCACTGAACACATGACTACCGGTTACATCAGTTGTTAAGCATAATACATCAGCTTCATgagaattaaaagattgaTACAAAGTAGAATAATGGAAATCCCAAAATTTTATACAACCAGTCGAATCACCAGACACAATTTCATTAGTTTGAGGTATATATAATACTGACCAGACTAAGGCCGGTTCCTTCTTCTTAGATTTATCCACTTTCATGGTATTTATTAGCCTTcctttattcttatttttttcttgggTACACcagattttaattttaccaTCCGAACAACCACCAATAACAAAATCGTCTTTATTCCAAGTTAATGCCAGTATACGTGCATCTTGTCTAACTAAAATTGAGTCATGTACCAGACAACCTTTACCACCaacaatatcaataatcACAATAGCACCATTATCACACCCAACACTTAATTTAGTCTGTGATTCATTGATTGCTAAGGACCAAATAACACCGGCATTACAATCGAAATTTTTTAGAGGTAAGCCAGTAGCCAAGTCCCATTCAGTAACAGCAGTTGAACCACCAATAGAAAACAATCTCAAGGGTTCACCAGGAATATTTGCCCAACATAGACCCTCAATAGAACGATCTTTACCCCCTTGAATGACCATTTCATTGAACCAATTATTTCTTGGATTCCAAATTTCAATGTTACCGTTAGATTTACCAATAGCTAAACGAAGATCTGAGGGtgttaatttatcattattagatttgTGGGAAAAAGACAATGCTGTGATATTTGCAGGTGTAAAATCTACAAATCTTGATCTATGAATAGTTAAACGATCAGGTTTAGTCATCTTGGATACCCTGAATATCTAATTATCGATATTGTTACTAGTgtgttaaaatatattattgaataatttttagtTGGGCATCGctttttaagaatttttttaaactatattcaaaaattttttcaaaaatgcGATGCCGagtttgaataatttttgaataatgacagtattataataaataaaatgatgCTCGTAATCATACGCATTTATAGACAATATATCGTTTATCAAAATAAggtataaaaattatttttatttaaaaataatggtattaaaaaatgatatgTAAATGTAGGAAAtaaatgcaaaaaaaaaaaaaaaattaaaaaaataaaaacacgaagaaatgataaattaaatgaaaagtatgattaaaacaattgttAGAATGATCAAGTAAGAGCAGATTCGCATGAGTTGAAAAGTAAAACGTATTAGATTTAcgcaataataatatattacaaaatcTGTAAtgaaggaaaaaaatatttaaataaggTCATGAAAAGAATAATCATAAGCGGAAAGCATATAGctcaaataattgaatataaatgaatgaatgaattatttcaaGTTGTATTGAAATAACCAGCTAAAGAAGGCTCATCTTTCATATACTCTTTagcaaaataatatatttttaatagtaaATTAGGGAATCTCTtactaaaataataatagtaaccTTCTGGTAATGGTTcgattaattttaatacattCTTAGGAAGATCAGAGTAGTGATGAAACTTATTACGCAATGCTCTTAATAGATGTTGTAGTTTTTTAGTATCGTAGTATCTATACCTTTGGATATTCTCCAAAAAGTTTTTATCAAATCTACTTGACCAATCATTGTCAGGAATAATCAATGgagataatttttcaatattattcaataattcacTACCATTAGCAGTGGTCTCTAATTCAATACGGTCGCTTACATGTAATAGAAATTGCAATTTTCGGCTTGCAGACCATAAAAATGgatgatttaatattactttGGCTGTTGGTCTTTTCAATGGATTCTCATCAATCATTtgagaaattaaatcagTGGCTTCATTAGCTAATGCAGCGTCTTTCATTGTTCTTCTTAAACCATTCAATGTACATctgtattttattatgtTTGCATCTCTCATGTATCTATCTCCAAAAGGATGTCTCCCTTCGGTTAGAacataataaaatacacaacccattgaaaaaatatcaattgcCTTTGTTAatcttctatttttaatttgttccATTATATTGCTGGTATCAGAAAATTTCCTTTTCACcttagaatttttatttctctCAGCAATGCATTCAGAAGTTTTAACTAATAATTCTGGAGCTCTCCAACCAGTAGTTCCTGCAGCAGTTGTactattttgaaaagagCTTTGGCCactttctaattttttacatAATCCAAAAtcagaaattaaaattctataagaatctaaatcttcttcaatacCGTTAACATAATTTTTATGTTTGGAtagtaatatattttgaggTTTAATATCTctatgaataatatttaaagagTGTAAATGTGCCAAACCATCTGCTATTTGATATAATAgatcaataatatcaatatttttcttaataagttgaaatttttcaattgatttagaTGGTTCAATCAAATCCTCCAAATTAAAATCACATAACTCAACTGCTATATATGCAAATTTATCAGTAGTTTCTGAACAATAATATCTAATAACGTTGGGATGATCGTCACTTTCGGTCAATGACTTTATTTCTTGTAAAGCTAAGTCACAAAAATCTAATAACATTCTTTTGACAGCAACTGGCCTATCTTGGAATTTACCTTCATATACCACTGTACCAGAAGAACCATAACCTAATACACGTTGATAAACTactaaatttttcattccATCAGTAAAAGTTAAATTCTGAGAAGTTTGATTACCATctgatatattatttttcatagAAGATAAagtgttattatttgttcGATTTATAGAAATGTTAATGTCATctatactattattattagtattattattattataattagtATGATTcgtagtagtagtagtattaatattattagaaagtTCACGAATTGATAATTGACGTTTATCATTGTcagatatttcaatatcatttaatattagttgattaatattattagcgCCAAATATagattgtaaaatattaccaAATGATGGGAAGATTTTGTATCTTTGTAATAGAGTGATTAATATGAAACCAAAGATAAATAAGATaccattttcaaataatctatAGCTTAGACGtttaatcaaattaataaaggTATCTTTAcctttttgatatttttcattagaaatttgttcaaacattttttgtctttcatattctaaatctttaaatgaGATATATCTTCCAATACCCTTTTCCGTTGGTTTAGCatagttattattgttatttgataaatccTTTTTCTTATAACCAATACTTGTGGGATCcaaatttctattattaagatTCATTCCATCTTTCATATAATCATTAAAACTAGAAAGAGTATGAACACCAGTAATTGcagttttaaataaagcttcatttttcaaaattgaatttactCTCCATTTATCACtagaagaatattttgataaagcAGCACCATTAACAAGAGTTGGATAAAGTATACCAGAAAAGCAAAACCATGAGCCATCTTCTGTAGAATCTAAATAGACTAAATTGGATAATTCAGGACCAGGTAgattatttggattataTATCGGATGTTGaagtataatattttcatccATAAAATCATCAGTATAAACATCAAATACCgaattaa
This genomic stretch from Henningerozyma blattae CBS 6284 chromosome 1, complete genome harbors:
- the UTP4 gene encoding small subunit rRNA maturation protein UTP4 (similar to Saccharomyces cerevisiae UTP4 (YDR324C); ancestral locus Anc_5.366) — its product is MTKPDRLTIHRSRFVDFTPANITALSFSHKSNNDKLTPSDLRLAIGKSNGNIEIWNPRNNWFNEMVIQGGKDRSIEGLCWANIPGEPLRLFSIGGSTAVTEWDLATGLPLKNFDCNAGVIWSLAINESQTKLSVGCDNGAIVIIDIVGGKGCLVHDSILVRQDARILALTWNKDDFVIGGCSDGKIKIWCTQEKNKNKGRLINTMKVDKSKKKEPALVWSVLYIPQTNEIVSGDSTGCIKFWDFHYSTLYQSFNSHEADVLCLTTDVTGSHVFSAGIDRKIYQFSRNIKRTNEEGMKWSVTCNRLFHGNDVRAMASYQSKGADLLVSGGIEKSLVIAPLSNFSDGNYQKMPIVVPFMKNVLINRQQRLIVMWQDSLIKIWMIGDDLDSPKNYKLVCKMVLNDDQHITTCCMSPDGQVLLVGRLNTTKIFHLQPLKDKLKVTKLENEILLKTGIKLANFIDNSRVLFCSVDDELFTMDLEAENDEETTEIELEDVPETMSSIKVPFMNKINHMDTFGDYAVVSRRCGAIDLIDLKTNESKTILRIMSYNTALAFNRSRNTIICVTAENKVYELNIPKEKGDSSTLTDWSKTNTENLPGQIKNLGEKCLGVFTGETNDNKIWLWGATWLCRMDLSKDFPVRKRRKTNKHTRDGLTITDESNYINNAADEDEDEEMDIAESLSININDDTKVKTDNTNRAKSDEDIFYFTDKYKPLLFTDLLSDNELVVVERPPIMASGKDAGFALPKFIF
- the IRE1 gene encoding bifunctional endoribonuclease/protein kinase IRE1 (similar to Saccharomyces cerevisiae IRE1 (YHR079C); ancestral locus Anc_5.368), yielding MKFKNVLYNILYFSSFFTLISTQNYNFPISLHYKDQTKQYDFFKFKITDSFPHLSNSNSKQFKTISNRGTSILRNNKNNNNNNNINNKINNINKNNEHMTTTIQNKISQTLSNEKLSTKSTISSSSSATANVIHNLKIETISDFEIDESQSIDYRDSSSAQDLIPQRQVTSLDDLTLSNVVIVTDVEGGVHALRRDTGELLWSKSSSDFGTILEIYEPKRESTPELLAVEPHGDGPIYSFNAFQGLRKLPVTVKDLVKSSPMNIRTDVVVDKNGTFIKDEKIFTGTRSTSMYTIDIYTGEILSEFGTDTQNKYYKNFTKDSMALSKGTILSIGRTNYRLDIHSTEGVIYNISYSQWQSNYLNVDLIDQNIDSKDDLFITPFKDKSLLAVDSDLNIAKWVSPQFPGIINSVFDVYTDDFMDENIILQHPIYNPNNLPGPELSNLVYLDSTEDGSWFCFSGILYPTLVNGAALSKYSSSDKWRVNSILKNEALFKTAITGVHTLSSFNDYMKDGMNLNNRNLDPTSIGYKKKDLSNNNNNYAKPTEKGIGRYISFKDLEYERQKMFEQISNEKYQKGKDTFINLIKRLSYRLFENGILFIFGFILITLLQRYKIFPSFGNILQSIFGANNINQLILNDIEISDNDKRQLSIRELSNNINTTTTTNHTNYNNNNTNNNSIDDINISINRTNNNTLSSMKNNISDGNQTSQNLTFTDGMKNLVVYQRVLGYGSSGTVVYEGKFQDRPVAVKRMLLDFCDLALQEIKSLTESDDHPNVIRYYCSETTDKFAYIAVELCDFNLEDLIEPSKSIEKFQLIKKNIDIIDLLYQIADGLAHLHSLNIIHRDIKPQNILLSKHKNYVNGIEEDLDSYRILISDFGLCKKLESGQSSFQNSTTAAGTTGWRAPELLVKTSECIAERNKNSKVKRKFSDTSNIMEQIKNRRLTKAIDIFSMGCVFYYVLTEGRHPFGDRYMRDANIIKYRCTLNGLRRTMKDAALANEATDLISQMIDENPLKRPTAKVILNHPFLWSASRKLQFLLHVSDRIELETTANGSELLNNIEKLSPLIIPDNDWSSRFDKNFLENIQRYRYYDTKKLQHLLRALRNKFHHYSDLPKNVLKLIEPLPEGYYYYFSKRFPNLLLKIYYFAKEYMKDEPSLAGYFNTT